A window of Kineococcus sp. NBC_00420 genomic DNA:
GCTGCTGGCGGTCTCGCCGCCGCTGGTGACCTTCCGCACCGTGTTCACCTTCGCGGACGGCGAGCGGTTGACCTCCGGGTCGACGCTGCGCTTCCGCGGCCCGGCCGAGCTGAGTTCCTCCCTCCTCCACCACGGGTTCACCGTGGTGGAGGTGCGGGAGGCGCCGGACCGGCCGGGCCTGGAACACGTGGTCATCGCCTCCCGGTCCGCGTCGATCGGGAGGGTGCGGGCGGTCACGTCATGAGAGGGCCGTCACGGTCTCGGCCAGGGCCGGCAGGACGAGGTCGCCGTAGGCGCGCAGCGTCTGTTCCTTGGCGTCGTGCTGCAGGTACAGGGCGAACTGGTCCACCCCCAGGTCCTCCAGGTCCCGCAGCCGGGCGATCTGCTCGGCGGGGGAGCCGAGCAGGCAGAACCGGTCGACGATCTCGTCGGGCACGAAGTCGGCGTGGGTGTTGCCGACCTGGCCGTGCTGGTTGTAGTCGTAGCCCTCGCGGCCCTCGATGTAGTCCGTCAACGCCGCGGGCACGTTGCTGTCGCTGCCGTAGCGTTCGACGATGTCGGCGACGTGGTTGCCGACCATCCCGCCGAACCACCGGCACTGCTCCCGGGCGTGGTACAGGCCGGCCCGGCTGCCGTCGGTGACGTAGGCGGGGGCGGCGACGCAGATCTTCACGGTCTCGGGGTCACGGCCCGCGGCCGCCGCCGCGTCCTTCACCGTCCTGATGGTCCAGGCGGTGATGTCGGGGTCGGCGAGCTGCAGGATGAACCCGTCGGCGACCTCCCCGGTGAGCTGCAACGCCTTGGGGCCGTAGGCGGCCACCCACACCTCGGTCTGCCGGCCGGCTCCGTGGTCGGTCGCCCACGGGAACCGCACGGTCTGGCCGCGGTGCTCGACGGGCCGGCCGTTGGCCAGTTCCCGGATCACGTGGACCGACTCGCGCAGTGTCGCCAGCGTCGTGGGTTTCCCCGACAACGTCCGCACGGCGGAGTCTCCCCGGCCGATGCCGCAGATCGTCCGCGGCCCGTACATCTCGTTCAACGTCGCGTAGGTCGAGGCCGTCACCGACCACTCGCGGGTGGCCGGGTTGGTGACCATCGGTCCCACGACCACCTTGCGGGTGGCCTGCAGGATCGCGGAGTGGATGACGTAGGGCTCCTCCCACAGGACGTGGGAGTCGAACGTCCAGACGTGGGAGAACCCGTAGGTCTCCGCGATCCGGGACAGGTCGACCACCCGGGAGGCGGGTGGGGTGGTCTGCAGCACGACGCCGAAGTCCATCGCGTTCTCCTTTCAGCGCAGGTACTGGGACAGGCCGCGGGGGACGAACCTCCCGTGGCCCGGGCTGCCCGAGTACGTCCCGCGGTCGACGATCACCGCACCGCGGGACAGGACGGTGCGGACGGACCCGGTCAGCTCGAAACCCTCGAAGGCCGAGTAGTCGATGTTCATGTGGTGGGTCTCGGCCGAGATCCGGGTGGTCGCGGCCGGGTCGTAGATCACGACGTCGGCGTCCGAACCGGGGGACACGCTGCCCTTGCGCGGGTACATCCCGAACATCCGGGCCGGCGTGGTGGAACAGGTCTCGACCCAGCGCTGCAACGACAGGTGCCCGTCGACGACCCCCTGGTGGACGAGGTCCATCCGGTGCTCCACCCCGCCCATGCCGTTGGGGATCTTCGAGAAGTCCCCCCGGCCCAGTTGCTTCTGGTCCTTGAAGCAGAACGGGCAGTGGTCGGTGGAGACCACCGCGAGATCGTCGGTGCGCAGACCCCTCCACAGGTCCGCGGCGTGCGGCTCGTGCCTGGAGCGCAGGGGAGTGGAGCAGGCGTACTTGGCGCCCTCGAAACTCCCCGGTCCACCGGCTCCCAGGTGGTCCTCGAGCGTCAGGTAGAGGTACTGCGGGCACGTCTCGGCGAAGACGTTCGCACCCTTCGCGCGTTCGGTCGCGATGCGTTCCAGCGCCTGGGAGGCCGAGACGTGCACGACGTAGAGGGGGGTCCCGCCGGCGACGTCGGCGAGGGCGATGGCCCGGTTGACGGCCTCCGCCTCGAGCGCGGCGGGGCGGGTGGTGCCGTGGAACACGGGGTCGGTGTCGCCGCGGGCCAGGGCCTGCTGGACGAGGACGTCGATGGCGGTGCCGTTCTCGGCGTGCATCATGATCGTGGCGCCGTTGTCGGTGGCGCGCTGCATGGCCCGCAGGATCTGGCCGTCGTCGGAGTAGAACACCCCCGGGTAGGCCATGAAGAGCTTGAAGCTGGTGATGCCCTCGTGGGCGACGAGGGAGTCCATTGCCGTGAGCGAGTCCTCGTCCACGCCACCGAGGATCATGTGGAACCCGTAGTCGATCGCGGAGTTCCCGGCGGCCTTGGCGTGCCAGGTCTCCAGCGCCCGCTCGACGACCTCGCCGGTGCGCTGGACGACGAAGTCGACGATCGTCGTGGTGCCGCCCCAGGCCGCGGCGCGGGTTCCCGTCGCGAACGTGTCGCTCGCCTCGGTCCCGCCGAAGGGCATCTCCATGTGGGTGTGCACGTCGACCCCGCCGGGCAGGACGTAGCAGCCGGTCGCGTCGATCCGGGTGTCCACTTCGAACGCGAAGGACCCGGGGGCCAGCAGGGCCACGACGGTCTCGCCCTCGATCAGCACGTCGGTGCGGACGGCGCCCGTCGAGGAGACCAGGGTTCCGTTCTCGACGAGAGTCCTCCGTCCCGTGGTCACGGCCGGACCAGGTCGCCGTAGGAGTCGGGGCGACGGTCGCGGTAGAACTGCCAGTCGGTGCGGGCCGTGCGGATGAGGTCCATGTCGAGGTCGCGGATCAGCAGTTCCGGGTTCTCGCTGCCGGCCTTCTCGCCCACGAAGTTCCCCATCGGGTCGGCGATGTAGCTGGTCCCGTAGAACGGCACCGCGTCGTCCCCGAACTCGCCGGTCTCGGTCCCGACCCGGTTCGGGACGGCGACGAAGTACCCGTTGGCGGCGGCCGCGGTGGGCTGCTCGAGTTCCCAGAGCCGGTTGGACAGCGAGGGTTTGGAGGCGTTGGGGTTGAAGACGATCTCGGCGCCGGCCAGACCCAGGGCTCGCCAGCCCTCGGGGAAGTGCCGGTCGTAGCAGATGTAGACCCCGACCTTGCCGACGGAGGTCTCGAAGACGGGGTAGCCCAGGTTGCCGGGGCGGAAGTAGAACTTCTCCCAGAACCGGTCCAGGTGCGGGATGTGGTGCTTGCGGTACTTGCCGAGGTACTTTCCGTCGGAGTCGACGACTGCCGCGGTGTTGTAGAGGACGCCGGGTTGTTCCTCCTCGTAGACGGGCAGGACCATCACGAGGCCGAGTTCCGCGGCCAGCGCCTGGAACCGCTTGACCGTGGGGCCCGGGACGGACTCGGCGTAGGCGTAGTACTTGCTGTCCTGGGTGATCCCGAAGTACGGACCGTAGAAGAGTTCCTGGAAGCACACGATCTGCGCACCGGCGTCGGCGGCCTGGCGCGCGTACTCCTCGTGCGCCTCGATCATGCTCTCCTTGTCGCCGGTCCAGGCGGCCTGGACCAGTGCGACGCGCAGCGTCGTCATGGCACCGCTCCTTCTGCTCGAGGGGGAACGTCCGGGTTCTGAGGATTCCCCTCCGGGCCGACGTGCACAAGAACGCCGGGACACGGGTTCACCTCGCTAGGGTGTGCACATGCACAGCACCGGAAACGCGGCCGAAACGGCGGCCGTGCGCTCGGTCCTGCTGGAACTGCTCGGCGACGTCGACGCGCTGGCCGAACGCTTCGTCACCCAGCTGATGGAGGTCGTGCCCTACGCCGACGGCGCCGTCGAGCGTGCCCGGCTCCTCGACGACGGGGTCAACACCTACGAACGGGTGCTGCGCCGGCTCGTGGACCTGCCCGTCCCGGACCGCCTGGTGGAGCTCTCCCGCGCGGTGGGCCGGCACCGGGCGCAGATCGACGTCCCGCTCTCGGCCGTCACCACCGGGACGCGGTTGCACTTCCGGGTCGTGTGGGAGGAACTCGCCGACCGGTTGACGTCCGAGGCGCTGGTCGCCGCGGTCACGTTGCCGGTGCAGTTGTGGCAGGCCGTCGAGGAGCACTCCAACGACGTCCAGATCGGCTACCACGAGGCGGCGACCGCCCTGGCCTACGAACGCGACCGGGACCGCCGACGCATCGTCGAGGCCTTCCTGGACTCCGACGGTGAGGACGGGGACCTGCTGGCCCGGGCAGCCGCGGTGCTGGGCGCCGGGGTCGGTGACGACGTCTTCTGCGCGTTCGTGCCCTCCCGCACGGCCGTGGCCGGGCTCGTCGGGAACTCCGCCGGTGTGCGACTGCACGAGTGGCGCGGCGGGACCGTCGTCCTGGCGACGCGGCCCCGGGGGACCTGGCCCGCCGACGAGGTCGCGGCGGGACGGGCCGCCGTCCCCGCGGTGCTGCGTTCGGTGCCCTGCGGGGTCGGTCCGCTGGCGCGTGGACTGGCTCGCCTGCCGCGGGCGGTCCGGGTGGCCCAGCAGGTCGCGGGGGCGCTGCCGGCGGGGGCGACCGGACCGGTGCGCCCTGCGGACAACGCGCTGGCCGTCGCGGCCCGCGCGCTGGGGGCGATCCGCGACGACCTGGCCGACGACGTGCTGCACGACCTGCTCGCCCTCACCCCACCCGAGCGCGACCGGCTGCTGGAGACCCTCGACACCTTCACCGCGACGGGTTCCGTCGCGGTGACGGCGGAGCGGACGTTCTGCCACCGCAACACCGTGCTGAACCGGCTCCGGCGCATCACCGAGTGCACGGGACTCGACGTGACCGTGCCCGACCAGGCGGTCGTCCTGCTGCTCGCCCTCACCGCCTGGCGGCAGCGCACGGGTGGCTGACCCGCGCGCCGGGCCGGGCGGTTCGTCGGGGGAGGGTCACGCCATCGAGAACAACCGGTCGGTGAGGAACGTACCGATCCGCCCGATGGCGCTCTCCAGGTCCTCGACCCGGGGGAGGGTGACGATCCGGAAGTGGTCGGGTTTCGGCCAGTTGAACCCGGTACCCTGCACGACGAGGACGTGCTGGGACTCCAGCAGGTCCACGATGAGCTGGTAGTCGTCCTTCACCTCGTGGACCTCCGGGTCGAGGCGGGGGAAGCAGTAGAGCGCGCCGCGGGGTTTCACGCAGCTCACCCCGGGGATCTCGTTGAGGAGTTCCCACGTGCGGTGCGCCTGCTCGGCGAGGCGACCACCGGGCAGGACGAGGTCGTTGATCGACTGGTGCCCGGACAGCGCGGCCTGCACGACGTACTGCGCGGGGACGTTGGCGCACAGGCGCATGTTGGCCAGCAGGTCGAGTCCCTCGATGAAACCCCGTGCGTGCCGCTTGGGTCCCGACAGGTACATCCAGCCGGACCGGAAACCCGCGACCCGGTACGCCTTGGACAACCCGTTGAACGTGATGCACAGCAGGTCGGGGGCGAGCGAGGCCGTCGAGACGTGCACGGCGTCGTCGTAGAGGATCTTGTCGTAGATCTCGTCGGAGAGGACGAGCAGGCCGAACTCGCGGGCCACCTGCAGCATCCCCTCGAGGACGGGTCGCCCGTACACCGCGCCGGTGGGGTTGTTCGGGTTGATGACGACGAGGGCCTTGGTGTGGGGGGTGACCTGCGCGCGCAGGTGGTCGAGGTCGGGTTCCCAGCCGGCCGACTCGTCGCAGAGGTAGTGCACGGCGCGACCGCCGGCGAGGCTGACCGCCGCCGTCCACAGCGGGTAGTCGGGGGCGGGGACGAGGACCTCGTCGCCGTCGTTGAGCAGCGCCTGCATCACCATGACGATGAGTTCGCTGACCCCGTTGCCCATGTAGACGTCACCGACGCCGACGTTCGGGACGCCCTTGAGCTGGCTGGACTGGACGACCGCGCGGCGGGCCGAGGGGATGCCCTTGCTGTCGCTGTAGCCCT
This region includes:
- a CDS encoding TIGR03842 family LLM class F420-dependent oxidoreductase, coding for MDFGVVLQTTPPASRVVDLSRIAETYGFSHVWTFDSHVLWEEPYVIHSAILQATRKVVVGPMVTNPATREWSVTASTYATLNEMYGPRTICGIGRGDSAVRTLSGKPTTLATLRESVHVIRELANGRPVEHRGQTVRFPWATDHGAGRQTEVWVAAYGPKALQLTGEVADGFILQLADPDITAWTIRTVKDAAAAAGRDPETVKICVAAPAYVTDGSRAGLYHAREQCRWFGGMVGNHVADIVERYGSDSNVPAALTDYIEGREGYDYNQHGQVGNTHADFVPDEIVDRFCLLGSPAEQIARLRDLEDLGVDQFALYLQHDAKEQTLRAYGDLVLPALAETVTALS
- the hydA gene encoding dihydropyrimidinase — its product is MTTGRRTLVENGTLVSSTGAVRTDVLIEGETVVALLAPGSFAFEVDTRIDATGCYVLPGGVDVHTHMEMPFGGTEASDTFATGTRAAAWGGTTTIVDFVVQRTGEVVERALETWHAKAAGNSAIDYGFHMILGGVDEDSLTAMDSLVAHEGITSFKLFMAYPGVFYSDDGQILRAMQRATDNGATIMMHAENGTAIDVLVQQALARGDTDPVFHGTTRPAALEAEAVNRAIALADVAGGTPLYVVHVSASQALERIATERAKGANVFAETCPQYLYLTLEDHLGAGGPGSFEGAKYACSTPLRSRHEPHAADLWRGLRTDDLAVVSTDHCPFCFKDQKQLGRGDFSKIPNGMGGVEHRMDLVHQGVVDGHLSLQRWVETCSTTPARMFGMYPRKGSVSPGSDADVVIYDPAATTRISAETHHMNIDYSAFEGFELTGSVRTVLSRGAVIVDRGTYSGSPGHGRFVPRGLSQYLR
- a CDS encoding PucR family transcriptional regulator; this translates as MHSTGNAAETAAVRSVLLELLGDVDALAERFVTQLMEVVPYADGAVERARLLDDGVNTYERVLRRLVDLPVPDRLVELSRAVGRHRAQIDVPLSAVTTGTRLHFRVVWEELADRLTSEALVAAVTLPVQLWQAVEEHSNDVQIGYHEAATALAYERDRDRRRIVEAFLDSDGEDGDLLARAAAVLGAGVGDDVFCAFVPSRTAVAGLVGNSAGVRLHEWRGGTVVLATRPRGTWPADEVAAGRAAVPAVLRSVPCGVGPLARGLARLPRAVRVAQQVAGALPAGATGPVRPADNALAVAARALGAIRDDLADDVLHDLLALTPPERDRLLETLDTFTATGSVAVTAERTFCHRNTVLNRLRRITECTGLDVTVPDQAVVLLLALTAWRQRTGG
- a CDS encoding nitrilase-related carbon-nitrogen hydrolase; this translates as MTTLRVALVQAAWTGDKESMIEAHEEYARQAADAGAQIVCFQELFYGPYFGITQDSKYYAYAESVPGPTVKRFQALAAELGLVMVLPVYEEEQPGVLYNTAAVVDSDGKYLGKYRKHHIPHLDRFWEKFYFRPGNLGYPVFETSVGKVGVYICYDRHFPEGWRALGLAGAEIVFNPNASKPSLSNRLWELEQPTAAAANGYFVAVPNRVGTETGEFGDDAVPFYGTSYIADPMGNFVGEKAGSENPELLIRDLDMDLIRTARTDWQFYRDRRPDSYGDLVRP
- a CDS encoding pyridoxal phosphate-dependent aminotransferase, which gives rise to MNFEQSDKLANVLYDVRGPALSRAQQLEDAGHRILKLNIGNPAPFGFEAPDELLQDMIANLPVAQGYSDSKGIPSARRAVVQSSQLKGVPNVGVGDVYMGNGVSELIVMVMQALLNDGDEVLVPAPDYPLWTAAVSLAGGRAVHYLCDESAGWEPDLDHLRAQVTPHTKALVVINPNNPTGAVYGRPVLEGMLQVAREFGLLVLSDEIYDKILYDDAVHVSTASLAPDLLCITFNGLSKAYRVAGFRSGWMYLSGPKRHARGFIEGLDLLANMRLCANVPAQYVVQAALSGHQSINDLVLPGGRLAEQAHRTWELLNEIPGVSCVKPRGALYCFPRLDPEVHEVKDDYQLIVDLLESQHVLVVQGTGFNWPKPDHFRIVTLPRVEDLESAIGRIGTFLTDRLFSMA